In Gadus chalcogrammus isolate NIFS_2021 chromosome 11, NIFS_Gcha_1.0, whole genome shotgun sequence, a single window of DNA contains:
- the bves gene encoding blood vessel epicardial substance, with the protein MSSSTEMSTRLFFSTMAPLHTASPGGVVGLAMEHNTTSCAEWEGTHHLLFHLGNLSLLMALVIPTTLSLHMTLLRMLLMTGCSFFIAWATLYRCNLDVMVWNVVFLLVNFMHFFYLLYKRRPIKIDRELRSVYKRMFEPLHVREALFQRLTGQFCTIQTLKKGQVYAAEDKTSVDERLSILLKGKMKVSYRGHFLHNIYTNAFIDSPEFRSTEMHRGEKFQVTITAEENCKFLCWTRERLTYFLDSDTFLNEVFRYLIGKDITNKLYSLNDPTLSDKEVKKMDRQPSLCSQLSMMQMRNSMGSTSDTDDVLNQILRGSSTGSSLQKSPASKSSSMMKPIEEGMEDDVFEECNPPDSRHSPSRHVEEV; encoded by the exons ATGTCGTCTTCCACCGAGATGTCCACCAGGCTGTTCTTCTCCACGATGGCTCCTCTCCACACGGCCTCTCCAGGAGGAGTCGTGGGTCTAGCCATGGAGCACAACACCACCTCGTGCGCGGAGTGGGAGGGGACCCACCATCTGCTCTTCCACCTGGGCAACCTGTCCCTGCTCATGGCCCTGGTCATCCCCACGACCCTGTCTCTGCACATGACCCTGCTGCGCATGTTGCTGATGACAG GATGCTCTTTCTTCATCGCCTGGGCGACGCTCTACAGGTGCAATCTTGACGTGATGGTGTGGAATGTGGTCTTCCTGCTAGTCAACTTCATGCACTTCTTCTACCTGCTCTACAAACGCAGGCCG ATCAAGATTGACAGGGAGTTGAGGTCTGTATACAAGCGGATGTTTGAGCCACTCCACGTGCGAGAGGCTCTGTTTCAGAGGCTCACCGGCCAGTTCTGCACCATCCAGACCCTGAAGAAGGGCCAGGTGTACGCGGCCGAAGATAAGACCTCAGTGGACGAGCGACTCAGCATTCTGCTCAAAGGAAA GATGAAGGTCTCCTACCGTGGACATTTCCTCCACAACATCTACACCAACGCCTTCATCGACTCGCCAGAATTCAGGTCAACTGAGATGCACAGAGGAGAGAAGTTCCAG GTGACCATCACAGCAGAGGAGAACTGCAAGTTCCTGTGCTGGACCCGCGAGAGGCTGACCTACTTCCTGGATTCTGACACGTTCCTGAACGAGGTGTTCCGGTACCTCATCGGGAAGGACATCACAAACAAGCTGTACTCTCTCAACGACCCCACCCTAAGCGACAAG GAGGTGAAGAAGATGGACCGCCAGCCCAGCCTTTGCTCCCAATTGTCCATGATGCAGATGAGGAACAGCATGGGTAGCACCAGCGACACGGACGACGTTCTCAACCAGATCTTACGGGGCAGCTCCACCGGCTCATCACTCC AGAAATCCCCGGCCTCCAAGAGCTCCTCCATGATGAAGCCTATCGAGGAAGGCATGGAAGATGACGTCTTTGAGGAATGCAATCCACCGGACTCGCGACACAGCCCCTCAAGACACGTAGAGGAGGTGTAG
- the stx12l gene encoding syntaxin-12, whose protein sequence is MSYGRVDSYRSQTRDLSNLTQTCSSNIQKITQNTGQIMSLLYQMGSGKETPELQDRLQQLQHYTNQLAKETNKHLKELGSFPQPLSPSEQRQQKIQKERLMNDFSTALNNFQTIQRRAAEKQRETVARARAGSRLMGDGCNVEEQLVTFEKDDEDSAQQDQVQTEQAPITEEDLEIIKDRETNIRQLEADIMDVNQIFKDLALMIHDQGEIIDSIEANVESAEVHVDRGATQLQRAAGYQRKSRKRKCILAMVLSLVLTILSIIIWQALR, encoded by the exons ATGTCGTACGGCAGAGTGGACAGCTACCGGTCCCAGACCCGGGACCTCAGCAACCTCACCCAGACatgcagcagcaacatccaGAAAATCACACAGAACA CTGGCCAGATTATGAGCCTATTATACCAGATGGGTTCTGGCAAGGAAACCCCAGAGCTACAGGACAGACT ACAACAGCTACAGCACTATACAAACCAGCTGGCTAAAGAAACCAACAAGCATCTGAAAGAGCTGGGATCCTTCCCgcaacctctctctccatccgaaCAG AGACAGCAAAAGATCCAGAAGGAGCGTCTGATGAATGACTTCTCCACTGCGCTCAACAACTTCCAGACGATCCAGAGACGTGCggcagagaagcagagagagacagtagctAGGGCCAGGGCAGGCTCACGGCTTATG GGAGATGGTTGCAATGTTGAAGAACAGCTGGTTACGTTCGAAAA GGATGATGAAGACTCGGCCCAGCAGGACCAGGTTCAGACAGAACAGGCCCCCATCACCGAGGAGGACCTGGAGATCATCAAGGACAGAGAGACCAACATCAGGCAGCTGGAG GCGGACATTATGGATGTGAACCAAATCTTTAAGGACCTGGCTCTGATGATCCATGATCAGGGAGAAATCATAG ACAGCATTGAGGCAAATGTTGAGAGTGCAGAGGTCCATGTTGACAGAGGAGCTACTCAGCTCCAAAGAGCTGCCGGTTACCAG AGGAAGTCTCGCAAGAGGAAGTGCATTCTTGCCATGGTGTTGTCCCTGGTTCTCACCATACTGAGCATCATCATCTGGCAAGCGCTCAGATGA
- the popdc3 gene encoding popeye domain-containing protein 3, protein MELPDFDAMNSTLETAVADYPVCQAWREGAEDSVFQLANIFLVLGFMGGSGLYGLLYMLTLLTLGFFCATVWSWEDACTTDGFLWNFALFGVCVGQLVHVSYRLRIVTFDKEFQELYNCMFKKLGVSLSHFGKVVACCDGDLQTLEKDHCFAMEGKTAIEKLSVLLSGRMVVTVNGEFLHYIHPFQFLDSPEWDSLRPSEEGVFQVTLRAESRCRYVAWRRKKLYLLFAKHRYIAKVFALVVRNDIAEKLFSLNDKAFDSSGHRYDLRLPSYCHVPKPDLDKSDALLHVPVQPAAK, encoded by the exons ATGGAGCTGCCCGATTTCGACGCCATGAACTCAACTCTTGAAACCGCGGTGGCGGACTACCCGGTGTGCCAGGCGTGGAGAGAAGGCGCGGAGGACTCGGTCTTCCAGCTGGCCAACATCTTCCTAGTACTGGGCTTCATGGGCGGCAGCGGCCTCTACGGGCTGCTGTACATGCTCACCCTGCTGACGCTCGGCTTCTTCTGCGCCACCGTCTGGTCCTGGGAAGACGCATGCACAACGGACGGCTTCCTATGGAACTTCGCGCTGTTTGGCGTGTGCGTCGGCCAGCTAGTGCACGTTTCGTACCGGTTGAGGATCGTGACGTTCGATAAGGAATTCCAGGAACTTTACAACTGCATGTTTAAGAAGTTGGGGGTGTCGCTCAGCCACTTCGGGAAGGTGGTCGCCTGTTGCGACGGGGACCTCCAGACCCTGGAGAAGGACCACTGCTTCGCGATGGAGGGGAAGACCGCGATAGAGAAGCTGTCGGTTCTTCTCtcgggcag GATGGTTGTGACAGTGAACGGAGAGTTCCTTCACTACATCCATCCCTTCCAGTTCCTAGACTCCCCTGAATGGGACTCTCTCCGACCTTCAGAGGAAGGGGTGTTCCAG GTGACCCTGCGCGCGGAGAGCCGGTGCCGCTACGTggcctggaggaggaagaagctgTACCTGCTCTTCGCCAAGCACCGCTACATCGCCAAGGTGTTCGCGCTGGTGGTGCGCAACGACATCGCGGAGAAACTGTTCTCCCTCAACGACAAGGCGTTCGACAGCAGCGGGCACCGCTACGATCTCCGCTTACCCAGCTACTGTCACGTGCCGAAGCCCGATTTAGACAAGTCAGATGCCTTGCTTCATGTGCCAGTGCAGCCGGCTgccaagtag